One window of Nicotiana tomentosiformis chromosome 11, ASM39032v3, whole genome shotgun sequence genomic DNA carries:
- the LOC108946747 gene encoding uncharacterized protein isoform X1, producing the protein MRSTFGNGEFNYTFFSSKSHADFRSMEEQVAAVLYGEDIEKYADKLTPFSTYLISTTKVRVPLPYGVPINRFEWVIDKFSVVEEVKDDNIQDPPLPPPTRLNTVPFAYLHEQQRNTEFGNHYFTHIIAIVVNCGSIKYVGANSNKYCKIIVMDTNMKPIILTLWEDFADVDGRILAAQVAEYPIIVAKQITRANYVGMENITLFYFWYCKRSVVNSLLT; encoded by the exons ATGAGATCTACATTTGGGAATGGGGAGTTCAACTACACATTCTTTAGTTCAAAGAGTCATGCTGACTTTAGGTCAATG GAAGAGCAAGTAGCTGCTGTTCTGTACGGGGAAGACATAGAAAAGTATGCAGACAAGCTCACCCCGTTTTCCACTTACTTGATATCTACTACAAAAGTGAGGGTTCCTTTACCCTACGGAGTACCTATCAACCGTTTTGAATGGGTTATCGACAAATTTTCTGTCGTCGAAGAGGTGAAAGATGACAACATACAAGACCCACCGCTCCCACCTCCGACGAGGTTGAATACTGTACCCTTTGCATATCTGCACGAGCAACAGCGAAATACGGAATTTGGTAACCATTATTTTACGC ACATAATTGCCATTGTGGTGAACTGTGGCTCGATAAAGTATGTTGGcgctaacagtaacaaatattgTAAAATCATCGTAATGGATACCAA TATGAAGCCTATTATCCTTACGCTGTGGGAAGACTTCGCCGACGTTGATGGAAGAATTCTCGCTGCACAGGTTGCTGAATATCCAATAATTGTAGCAAAACAAATTACCCGAGCCAACTATGTTGGTATGGAAAACATTACGCTTTTTTATTTTTGGTATTGCAAGAGATCTGTTGTGAATTCTTTACTAACATAA
- the LOC108946747 gene encoding uncharacterized protein isoform X2: MRSTFGNGEFNYTFFSSKSHADFRSMEEQVAAVLYGEDIEKYADKLTPFSTYLISTTKVRVPLPYGVPINRFEWVIDKFSVVEEVKDDNIQDPPLPPPTRLNTVPFAYLHEQQRNTEFDIIAIVVNCGSIKYVGANSNKYCKIIVMDTNMKPIILTLWEDFADVDGRILAAQVAEYPIIVAKQITRANYVGMENITLFYFWYCKRSVVNSLLT; this comes from the exons ATGAGATCTACATTTGGGAATGGGGAGTTCAACTACACATTCTTTAGTTCAAAGAGTCATGCTGACTTTAGGTCAATG GAAGAGCAAGTAGCTGCTGTTCTGTACGGGGAAGACATAGAAAAGTATGCAGACAAGCTCACCCCGTTTTCCACTTACTTGATATCTACTACAAAAGTGAGGGTTCCTTTACCCTACGGAGTACCTATCAACCGTTTTGAATGGGTTATCGACAAATTTTCTGTCGTCGAAGAGGTGAAAGATGACAACATACAAGACCCACCGCTCCCACCTCCGACGAGGTTGAATACTGTACCCTTTGCATATCTGCACGAGCAACAGCGAAATACGGAATTTG ACATAATTGCCATTGTGGTGAACTGTGGCTCGATAAAGTATGTTGGcgctaacagtaacaaatattgTAAAATCATCGTAATGGATACCAA TATGAAGCCTATTATCCTTACGCTGTGGGAAGACTTCGCCGACGTTGATGGAAGAATTCTCGCTGCACAGGTTGCTGAATATCCAATAATTGTAGCAAAACAAATTACCCGAGCCAACTATGTTGGTATGGAAAACATTACGCTTTTTTATTTTTGGTATTGCAAGAGATCTGTTGTGAATTCTTTACTAACATAA